From Salvelinus sp. IW2-2015 linkage group LG18, ASM291031v2, whole genome shotgun sequence, a single genomic window includes:
- the LOC111978369 gene encoding dual specificity protein phosphatase 13A — protein MSKVSTTTTVQEGCGSSSDTPSVKDLVKILFGGKRFGNPVEEVWTNLFIGDLSVANDRYSIWKLGITHVLNAAHGRQHCLGSHAFYGSTVDYHGVPADDSPCFDISLYFYSSADYIQDALNTADARILVHCAVGVSRSASLVLAYLMIHHHYSLLDAITKVKEHRWIFPNTGFLKQLRALDNKLHTKKQEKK, from the exons ATGTCCAaggtgtcaacaacaacaactgttcagGAAGGATGTGGTTCCTCCTCTGACACTCCATCTGTGAAGGACTTGGTGAAGATTCTCTTTGGTGGCAAAAGATTTGGCAACCCAGTGGARGAGGTTTGGACTAACCTTTTCATTGGGGACCT GTCTGTAGCCAATGATCGATACAGCATATGGAAGCTTGGAATCACTCATGTCCTGAATGCTGCCCATGGGAGGCAGCACTGCCTAGGGAGCCACGCTTTCTACGGGTCAACAGTGGACTACCATGGAGTGCCTGCTGACGATTCACCATGTTTTGACATTTCACTGTATTTCTATTCCTCTGCCGATTACATCCAAGATGCACTAAACACAGCAGACG CCAGGATCCTGGTCCACTGTGCTGTAGGTGTGAGTAGGTCTGCTTCTCTGGTGCTGGCCTACTTGATGATCCATCACCACTACTCCTTGCTAGATGCCATCACAAAGGTCAAAGAGCACAGGTGGATCTTTCCAAATACAGGATTCCTAAAACAACTCAGAGCGTTGGATAACAAACTGCACACAAAGAAACAGGAGAAGAAGTGA